The window tgtcgCCAAGTTTttagatgatatgaagataggaTGAGGAGCAGTTAGCATTGAGGAATCTGAGGTTGCAGGACAGgcagattaggaaaatgggcagggaagtggcaaatgaaagacCATTGGAAAGTGTtcaatcatgcactttggtagaaaaaaataaatgggcagattattttctaaatgggaaaacaaattgaaaatactcagatgtaaagggacctgggtgtccttgttcaggataacctaaaggtaaacttgcaggttgagttggtgatgaaaaaggcaaatgtaatgctgggattcatttcaagaggaatagaacactagagcagggatgtgatattgatgctttttaagacactggtgagacctcatttggaatattataaacagttttggggtcctcatttaagaaaggatgtgctgacattggagagagttAAGAGGAGATTcataaggatgattccaggaatgaaagggttatcatatgaggaaagtttgacagctcttggcctatatttattggaatttaggagaaggagggggggattccattgaaacattttgaatgttgaaaaatatggacagagtagatgtagaaaggttgtttcccatggtagtagGGTcgaggtcaagagggcacaacttcaggatttaagGCCATCCGCTTTTAGAGATGTGGGAGAATTTATTTTGCCAATGGGtgacaaatctgtggaatttgttcccacaggCAATTGTGAAGGTTAagtcattgggcatatttaaggcagagattgataggttctagattagccagggcattttATGGGGAGAATGCCAAgcggtggggctgaatgggaaaatagataagctcatgattaaatagcgggGTAGAATCAATGTGCTGAATAaccaatttctgctcctatgtcttgagGTCTAAATGCTTGTCAAGCAATCTTGCTACCAGAACTCGTTAAAACTATGAAATGAATGAAGACAGAACAGAAATGTTATGTCAAATCATAGCAATCCCACAGAAACTGAATGAACAGAGATCTCCTGGACTGAGGCCAGTGTGAATGATGTGCTATACTTGAGCTCTTCTAGTGCAAGTCAGTAAATTGGTGCCTCTCATGATCTCCAAGACAGTAAAGCACTGTGACTGAGACAGACTAAGATGACACAGGACATACCCTTATTTCCCATGAAGCAATGTCTTCAGGCCAATGTGGTTGAAGGCTTACCCTCAATTCCTAGAGGGAAGGTAGACAACCCtgtgggatggtgaccatggtggcataCCAGTGAGGGGCCtgggtactgaaggcttcctaatcgtgtcagatgTTTGGAACTGGTACTCCGtttgccaatagtttggactgaatGCTGAGGCTGCAAGACTACGGGAGCACTGGAAGTATATTCACtgtcactcagtgactctgaagagactctcttttgcttctctttctctgactgtaaggggtgccaatcaatttctgccttaatacagactaaaggtaattttgtgtaatgttacatctgttttatttcatgatgaaagaatcttgaatcttatttgTGATAAcgttgatgagtttattgtcatacacattgtacaatatgcACAGATATTCTTACTGCAACCGAACTGGTATTTCATACAGGAAAGAAAAACTGCAatggtatacattaaattaaattttaaaagataataaatgcaaaagagAGATAATCACAGCTACTATAGTGCAAGAAAACAGTGGAATTGCATTTGAGCAGAGAGTGCTTTTTGTGGTGTCGGAGTGGTCCATGATTAGTGTGACGAGATTGGTGTGACCTCACTTGGTTTATtagtttcattccctctccttcctGGTATTCATTTTATTGATTCCAGtttgaaaataaaacaatgtTTAAGGAATATATTGAGTGTTTGCAATTGAATTAATTGGCAACTAGAAGTCACAAATTGAAAGTCTTTGAGAGGCATTTTTGGAGCTCTCTTGATTCTTATATTTAATCCCTGGGAGTGCATTTACTTGGctaaaaattaatagaaataaaaTTTTACAATATTTTGGGCATTTCCATAGGTCCAGCCAAAGGTTCCATATTTCCTTTTgacacagaaggaggccattggCCTATCGAGTCCATTCTAGCTCACAGAACATTCTCAACaatactgttccctactattctcCCTGTACATGATTATCTCTCACAAATCTTTCAACTCTCTCATGATTCTTCTGCTTTTCACAAACACTTGGGGAAGTTTACCGGGGTTCACCAACCTACCAATCTGCACTTCTTTGGAACGTTGGGGGTTAATTGCAACAACCAGAGTAAACCAACacggtcacaggaagaacataccacTTCCACACGGACAGCACTGAGGACATGACCAAATCCGACTGCTGTATTTTAAGAGAGAACTGAATAATCTCTGAAAGATTCTGGAAAAGGACAGAAGTTCCAATGAAATTTGCAAAATGACCAAATTTTTACAGCAAGACGATCCAGGTTACATTGatataaaatggaaaatgtaAAGGTTAAATGTAAAGGTTAAATGAAAAGATTTGATGACTCTTCTTTTAAATGTGTGCACTGGTGTTAGTTTTGCAATGCAATGTGAGATTTTTCTTTGTACTCTTTCCTGGTGATTTGCTGTCCTGAACCATCAGCATTATGAACCATTCTTTGTGTGGAGCTTTCAGTCCAATATATAAATACCATGCTGCAGCAAGTGGGGGCATATCAGTCAGACATTCCCAAACGAAACACAAGATGGGAAAGGTAAGGCTTGCAAATTCAATTTGTGCCACATATTTTGGTTGTTCTACAGTGCAGAAATACTCTGGGGTGATAAATAATTGATTTATCCCATCGTCTATCCACAGATTATCTTCTACGAGGACAGGAACTTCCAGGGCCGGCACTACGAGTGCAACTCTGACTGTCCTGATCTGTCCCCTTACTTCAGCCGCTGTAACTCCATCCGTGTGGAGAGTGACTGGTGGGTGCTGTACGAGAGGCCCAACTACATGGGATACCAGTATGTCCTGAGCAGGGGAGAGTATCCTGACTACCAGCACTGGATAGGGTTCAATGACTGCGTCAGGTCCTGCCGCAGCTTCCCACAGGTGAGTTTCAATTAGTTTCACCAGGGGATTTGGACTTTTGTATTCTGTGAACATTGTAGCTCCACTGAGGGAGAAGTTGTCAGCGAGTCCAGAATGGGTGTAAAATTCAGGATGTCTCAGGTCCTCATATCTTCTCCTATGTGACAACAACCCTGATTTGTTTCTAATACAGCAGCAGTGCTTGTTGGAAGTTTATTTGAGCTGGGTAATCAGTGAAAGGAGGAAATTGTATCTTATTTTATTTCCCATTGAAGTCAGAGAATTGGTGATCAGATTCCATGTATGATGAGTGAATAATCCACACCATCCATTCCTCCCATTGGAAGTTAAACTCTCTTAAAATTATCAAGGGTAAAGCTGCCTTTTTCTATTCCAGTACCGAGGGGGCTCCTACAGGATGAGGATTTATGAGAGGCCTGACTTTGGAGGACAGATGATGGAATTCATGGATGACTGTCCCTCCGTCTACGATTGTTTCCATTACCGTGACATCCACTCCTGCCAGGTGATGGATGGTTACTGGATCTTCTATGAACGGCCCAACTACAGAGGCCGTCAGTACTTCCTGAAACCTGGTGAATACAGGAGATACAGTGACTGGGGCGGCTACAACTCCACCATTGGGTCCTTCAGGCACATGAGGGACTTCTAGGCTGCGACTGTGCAAGATCATGTTGTCTGGAATAAATTTTGATGAACACAAATAAAATGTTCTTTATTGAACTATCAATTTGGTGATTGTCTTTTCATGAAACTGTTCAATCTCTTCTCATACAAAATGCTTCACCATACTTCAGCAATTCTTAAAACTGGCAGTTTAAAAGAAACTGGGTACTGGTGGATAAGGGTTAGTAATCCAAGACTCAGTCCCACAGCCATGTGTCCTTCCTGGCTACTTATCTCTGTTGCCATCTTGAAGCCACAAGGGTTTCTAGCTCAATTTCCAGGCCACCCAGCTTGACCCCACAAGGATCTCAAGTATCCAAACTTAACTGGGGTGATAACCTGACCTTCTAGCATGCTTTGGGCATAACAGAACCTGACTCAAAACTCAGAGGAACAAGCCCAATCCTTGGTCAGGTAAATCGATGGTTGATATTTCAATATCTCCTTCATGATGTGATCATTTAGCTAATCCCAAACTAAAAGCTGGATCAGGTCTAATAAGGCCAACTTGCCAAATGGCCCAATAAATCAAGGCATGGCGTACAAGAACAATGATGAGCATTTATAAAACATTGGCTTGGCCACAAATGAAACATCATATCCTATCCTGACTGCCATAGTGCAGAAAAGATGTAAAGGAATTACAGGCTGGAAAGATTTACAAGATCATTCTAGAAATAAGGGTAATTAAGTGACAGAGGCGACCATTCAGCCCCCAGACCTATAAacaattcaatacaatcatggctgatcatgtgatACTATTACTGCTTTCTCTCCCTTTAGCCAACAGGGCCAACATTCtcttgaatatatctaatgactGGCCTCAACAACATTCTATGGCAGAAGTTCTACAAGTTCACAATTCTCAGAGGGAAGAGGTTTCTCCTCAGTGCAGTCCTAAATTACTTCCTTTGCTACTTTTCCTTAGAGTGTGGctcttgttctggacttccccaataccagaaacattcttcctgcatctaacctgtatagtcctgtcagaattttatttgtctcaatgagatccccctctcattcttctaaattccaatgagtgtaACCCTGGTCTATCAGTCTTTCTTCATACATCAATCCTGCCTTCCCAGGAACCAGTCTGGTGAATCATCAATGCACTCTATCAATGACAAgaatgcacttcc of the Narcine bancroftii isolate sNarBan1 chromosome 4, sNarBan1.hap1, whole genome shotgun sequence genome contains:
- the LOC138761763 gene encoding gamma-crystallin S-1-like isoform X1; its protein translation is MGKIIFYEDRNFQGRHYECNSDCPDLSPYFSRCNSIRVESDWWVLYERPNYMGYQYVLSRGEYPDYQHWIGFNDCVRSCRSFPQVSFNYCLFLFQYRGGSYRMRIYERPDFGGQMMEFMDDCPSVYDCFHYRDIHSCQVMDGYWIFYERPNYRGRQYFLKPGEYRRYSDWGGYNSTIGSFRHMRDF
- the LOC138761763 gene encoding gamma-crystallin S-1-like isoform X2, which codes for MGKIIFYEDRNFQGRHYECNSDCPDLSPYFSRCNSIRVESDWWVLYERPNYMGYQYVLSRGEYPDYQHWIGFNDCVRSCRSFPQVRGSYRMRIYERPDFGGQMMEFMDDCPSVYDCFHYRDIHSCQVMDGYWIFYERPNYRGRQYFLKPGEYRRYSDWGGYNSTIGSFRHMRDF